A genome region from Desulfurispora thermophila DSM 16022 includes the following:
- a CDS encoding PadR family transcriptional regulator, whose product MKEQPPNTAFAYLAGRIDKMLVPALLFFLAQKPSHGYELIQKINQAGFAEIEADPATIYRNLRRMEEDGLVVSQWDTEHTGPARRAYRLSPAGYQALDYCVQLITDKVTRMQAFLEEYRREVRGVE is encoded by the coding sequence GTGAAGGAACAACCACCAAACACTGCTTTTGCTTATCTTGCCGGGCGCATTGACAAAATGCTGGTCCCGGCCCTGCTCTTTTTTTTGGCCCAAAAACCCTCCCACGGCTATGAATTAATCCAGAAGATCAACCAGGCCGGTTTTGCGGAAATTGAGGCGGATCCCGCCACTATTTACCGTAACCTGCGCCGGATGGAAGAAGACGGCCTGGTGGTTTCGCAGTGGGACACCGAGCACACTGGCCCGGCCCGGCGGGCCTACCGTTTGAGCCCGGCGGGGTATCAGGCGTTGGACTACTGTGTACAGCTGATTACCGATAAAGTTACCAGAATGCAGGCATTTTTGGAGGAATACCGGCGGGAGGTGAGGGGAGTTGAGTAA
- a CDS encoding extracellular solute-binding protein — MSNRRTLKILHAGALRKPVVECARLLQQTRPEVEIILESFGSRACARQVREGKVVDVLALADPMLFEEFLVPEYVDRYYIFANDQIVLACNEFSRGGGEINAQNWFDILLREEVTFGRSNQDLDPCGYRTLMVWQLAEEYYGHSGLFVKLDQKCRGDFIYPKSYDLAADVLVGKLDYAFVYRCVASQFGLRYLALPEKINLSHPAHASYYSRATVSLPGKNSGEMMTISGAPIEFAIAIPRNAANPALAGVFLDLILSKQGQELLEECGLIPY; from the coding sequence TTGAGTAACCGGCGTACATTGAAAATACTACATGCCGGTGCCCTGCGCAAACCGGTGGTGGAGTGTGCCAGGCTTTTGCAGCAAACCCGCCCGGAGGTGGAGATAATCCTGGAGTCCTTCGGTTCCCGGGCCTGTGCCAGGCAGGTGCGGGAGGGCAAGGTGGTGGATGTTCTGGCTCTGGCCGACCCCATGCTGTTTGAAGAATTTCTGGTGCCCGAGTATGTGGACAGGTATTATATCTTTGCCAACGACCAGATTGTGCTGGCCTGTAACGAGTTTTCCAGAGGTGGCGGGGAAATCAATGCGCAAAACTGGTTTGATATCCTGCTCCGGGAGGAAGTCACCTTTGGCCGCTCCAACCAGGACCTGGATCCCTGTGGCTACCGCACTTTGATGGTCTGGCAGTTGGCCGAGGAGTATTACGGGCACTCCGGATTATTTGTCAAATTGGATCAAAAGTGCCGGGGGGATTTCATCTACCCCAAGTCCTATGACCTGGCCGCCGATGTGCTGGTGGGCAAGCTGGATTATGCTTTTGTCTATCGCTGTGTGGCCAGCCAGTTTGGCTTGAGGTATCTTGCTTTGCCGGAGAAAATCAACCTCTCCCATCCCGCCCATGCCTCGTATTACAGCCGGGCTACTGTCAGCTTGCCGGGGAAAAATTCCGGCGAGATGATGACCATTTCCGGTGCGCCCATTGAATTTGCCATTGCCATCCCCAGGAACGCGGCCAACCCCGCTCTGGCCGGAGTTTTTCTGGATCTGATCCTCAGCAAGCAGGGCCAGGAATTGCTGGAGGAGTGCGGACTGATCCCATATTAG
- a CDS encoding methyl-accepting chemotaxis protein codes for MRSIRWQITLFVLLLTLLPLAVSGLLAYRAASQMAVQAAQERMADASRVASRALTRSQKEMAMLAEMLSQNRLLAQSLQKGDRAALQQLLQPAFQNAQKNIPINTLEVTDATGTVLMRGHKPEKFGDNKKDHEQVSQALAGRATSGLTNSQTTGEAALDAIYPVLLDGQLVGTVKAGLYINDQLADFLGKTTGADVLFFYNTGGHYLLRGHTALPEGSIFQKQGEQVELADTRLINQLVQNKDKGEHITHTRLKIHGLEHHVAFAPLADAGGQVRGIVAVAVDVASLEQSATKMRRGLLANTVLAGLLAALLALWYAGHLARPIIQVAGAHRQLAAGNLNVQLELSRRDEIGQTALSLNELATSFRHILGELSAAAEKVANVAEDLSHNAQQTTAAATATASNMTQVASSAEQVAESARAVAQDAAGAAAAAEQGRRQLGEVEGQMDQVSRAADSAAAALRQLTGVTQTIGEMVEIITGIAEQTNLLALNAAIEAARAGEHGRGFAVVAEEVRVLAERSAQAARQIMEQTRAINQSAGRALSSMEENITQIAGGVRQVADSGRVFAGIIETVEQLHGRVDEVARAAEEISAAVQNAAAATQQQTAAMQEVASTTQELHVLAENLEKLAGRFKADQERL; via the coding sequence GTGCGCAGTATTCGCTGGCAAATAACCCTGTTTGTCCTGCTTCTCACCTTGCTGCCCCTGGCGGTCTCCGGCCTTTTGGCCTACCGCGCCGCCAGCCAGATGGCCGTGCAGGCCGCCCAGGAACGCATGGCCGATGCTTCCCGGGTAGCTAGCCGGGCACTGACCCGCAGCCAAAAGGAAATGGCCATGCTGGCCGAAATGCTCAGCCAGAACCGGCTGCTGGCCCAGTCCCTGCAAAAGGGCGACCGGGCCGCCCTGCAACAATTGCTGCAACCGGCTTTCCAAAACGCTCAGAAAAACATACCTATCAACACCCTGGAAGTCACCGATGCCACGGGTACGGTTCTCATGCGCGGCCACAAGCCGGAAAAATTCGGCGATAATAAAAAAGACCATGAACAGGTCTCCCAGGCCCTGGCCGGCCGGGCCACCTCCGGCCTGACCAACAGCCAGACCACGGGCGAGGCCGCCCTGGATGCCATCTACCCGGTGCTGCTGGACGGGCAGCTGGTGGGGACAGTGAAGGCCGGCCTGTACATCAATGACCAGCTGGCCGACTTCCTGGGCAAAACCACGGGTGCCGATGTACTCTTCTTTTACAATACAGGCGGCCATTATCTGCTGAGAGGGCACACCGCCCTGCCGGAAGGCAGCATCTTCCAAAAGCAGGGGGAACAGGTGGAATTGGCTGATACCCGGTTAATCAACCAGCTGGTGCAAAACAAGGATAAAGGAGAGCATATTACCCACACCCGGCTGAAAATTCACGGCCTGGAGCACCATGTGGCCTTCGCCCCGCTGGCCGACGCCGGCGGCCAGGTGCGCGGAATAGTAGCCGTGGCTGTGGATGTGGCCTCACTGGAACAGTCGGCCACTAAAATGCGCCGGGGCCTTCTGGCCAACACCGTCCTGGCCGGTCTGCTGGCCGCCCTGCTGGCCCTGTGGTACGCCGGTCACCTGGCCCGTCCCATCATCCAGGTAGCCGGCGCCCACCGCCAGCTGGCCGCCGGCAATCTGAACGTGCAGTTGGAGCTGTCCCGCCGGGATGAAATAGGCCAGACCGCGCTCTCCCTGAACGAACTGGCGACCAGCTTCCGCCACATTCTGGGTGAACTGAGCGCGGCGGCGGAAAAGGTCGCCAACGTGGCTGAAGACCTGAGCCACAATGCCCAGCAGACCACCGCCGCCGCCACGGCCACGGCCTCCAATATGACCCAGGTGGCTTCCAGCGCCGAGCAGGTGGCTGAAAGCGCCCGCGCGGTGGCCCAGGACGCCGCCGGCGCCGCGGCGGCGGCCGAACAGGGCCGCCGGCAACTGGGCGAGGTGGAAGGACAGATGGACCAGGTGAGCCGGGCCGCCGACAGTGCCGCCGCCGCCCTGCGCCAGCTGACCGGAGTAACCCAGACCATCGGGGAAATGGTGGAGATCATCACGGGCATTGCCGAGCAGACCAACCTGCTGGCATTAAACGCGGCCATCGAAGCGGCCAGGGCCGGTGAGCACGGGCGGGGCTTTGCCGTAGTAGCCGAGGAAGTGCGGGTGCTGGCCGAGCGCTCGGCTCAGGCCGCCCGCCAGATTATGGAGCAGACCCGGGCCATCAACCAAAGTGCCGGGCGGGCTTTGAGCAGTATGGAAGAAAACATCACCCAGATTGCCGGCGGCGTGCGCCAGGTGGCCGATTCGGGCCGGGTGTTTGCCGGCATTATCGAAACCGTGGAACAGTTGCACGGCCGGGTGGATGAAGTAGCCCGCGCCGCCGAGGAGATTTCCGCCGCGGTGCAAAACGCCGCCGCCGCCACCCAGCAGCAGACGGCGGCCATGCAGGAAGTGGCCTCCACCACCCAGGAGCTGCATGTGCTGGCGGAAAATCTGGAAAAACTGGCCGGGCGATTCAAGGCAGATCAAGAACGGCTATAA